In Paracoccus fistulariae, a single window of DNA contains:
- the mfd gene encoding transcription-repair coupling factor gives MSDHLILSGAPEGYDAALIAREAARGRPVIHIARDDRRMAAMRAALAFMAPQLVVLDFPAWETTPYDRVSPSPDLQATRMATLAALAQGRIKGGFVLLTTLNAVLQRLPARDLVAGASFAAQVGSRVDEAGLRDFLTRMGFVQAPSVTEPGDYAVRGGIIDIYSPGQSGPVRLDLFGDVLDGARRFDPATQRTTEKLSKIELAPMSEIIMDEPSITRFRQNYRAEYGGGTNDPLYEGVSAGRKMAGMEHWLPWFHERMESLFDYLPDASVVLDDHLGQVIEARREMIREQFQARKAALAAKSRSDTVYKPVPPDVMFPMPEEWTAWLAPHRVLRLSVLPQPPGPGVLDAGGRPGRNFAPERQAESINLFKALADHIRVLNRDHRVILASFSDGARERLQGLLADEGLSAVKTIADLRDMPAQPGTICLTVWPLEEGFVAEGQALGSVAVISEQDVLGDRLIRGARKRRRAENFLKDTTSLSPGDLVVHVEHGIGRYTGLETITAAGVPHDCVALEYAGGDRLFLPVENIELLTRYGHEEGLLDRLGGGAWQARKARLKERIKLIADKLMRVAAERLLRPAPVLEPEDHDWQSFSARFPYSETDDQAAAIDDVAADLAAGRPMDRLVVGDVGFGKTEVAMRAAFIAASQGMQVAVVAPTTLLARQHYKTFAERFRGTAINVRPLSRFVSAKDAAQTRAGLAEGSVDIVVGTHAVLAKQVRFKNLGLLIIDEEQHFGVGHKERLKELRSDIHVLTLTATPIPRTLQLSLTGVRDLSIIGTPPVDRLAIRTYVSEFDGVTIREALLREKYRGGQSFFVVPRLSDLPDVEHWLSENVPEVSYIVSHGQLAAGDLDQRMNAFYDGSHDVLLATSIVESGLDIPTANTMVVWRSDMFGLAQLYQIRGRVGRSKTRAYCYLTTKPGTPLTPQAMRRLKFLGSIDGLGAGFNLASQDLDLRGAGNLLGEEQSGHIKEVGFELYQQMLEETITKLKSGEIEGTPEDEWAPQLNLGVPVTIPESYIPDLDVRLGLYRRLAELTTKVELEGFAAELIDRFGTLPREVNTLLLVIRIKAMAKRANIARLDAGPKGATVQFHNDKFPNPAGLVEFITDQRGQAKVTDNKIVIRRDWSTDNERIKGAFGIARDLAVKAKAAK, from the coding sequence ATGTCCGACCATCTGATCCTTTCCGGTGCCCCCGAGGGCTATGACGCCGCCCTGATCGCGCGCGAGGCCGCGCGGGGCAGGCCCGTGATCCATATCGCCCGTGACGACCGGCGCATGGCCGCGATGCGCGCCGCGCTGGCCTTCATGGCGCCGCAACTGGTGGTGCTGGATTTCCCGGCCTGGGAAACGACGCCCTATGATCGCGTCTCGCCCTCGCCCGATCTGCAGGCGACGCGGATGGCGACTCTGGCGGCGCTGGCGCAGGGCCGGATCAAGGGCGGCTTCGTGCTGCTGACGACGCTGAACGCGGTGCTGCAGCGCCTGCCCGCGCGCGATCTGGTCGCGGGCGCCAGCTTTGCCGCGCAAGTGGGCAGCCGCGTGGACGAAGCCGGCCTGCGGGATTTCCTGACCCGGATGGGCTTCGTGCAGGCGCCCTCGGTGACCGAGCCGGGCGATTACGCCGTGCGCGGCGGCATCATCGACATCTATTCGCCCGGTCAGTCCGGGCCGGTGCGTCTGGACCTGTTCGGCGATGTGCTGGACGGCGCCCGCCGCTTTGACCCGGCCACGCAGCGGACCACTGAAAAGCTGTCGAAGATCGAACTGGCACCCATGTCCGAGATCATCATGGATGAGCCCTCTATCACCCGCTTCCGGCAGAATTACCGGGCCGAATATGGCGGCGGCACCAATGATCCGCTGTATGAGGGGGTCAGCGCAGGCCGCAAGATGGCGGGGATGGAGCATTGGCTGCCCTGGTTCCATGAGCGGATGGAAAGCCTGTTCGACTATCTTCCCGATGCCTCGGTCGTGCTGGACGATCATCTGGGTCAGGTGATCGAGGCCCGGCGCGAGATGATCCGCGAACAGTTTCAGGCCCGCAAGGCCGCGCTGGCCGCCAAATCGCGCAGCGATACCGTCTATAAGCCGGTGCCACCGGACGTGATGTTTCCCATGCCCGAGGAATGGACGGCCTGGCTGGCGCCCCATCGGGTGCTGCGCCTGTCGGTGCTGCCGCAACCGCCGGGGCCGGGGGTGCTGGATGCAGGGGGGCGACCGGGGCGCAATTTCGCGCCCGAACGTCAGGCAGAATCGATCAACCTCTTCAAGGCGCTGGCCGATCATATCCGGGTGCTGAACCGCGATCACCGGGTGATCCTGGCTAGCTTTTCCGACGGCGCAAGAGAACGCTTGCAGGGGCTTCTGGCCGATGAGGGGCTGAGCGCCGTCAAGACCATCGCCGATCTGCGCGACATGCCCGCGCAGCCCGGCACCATCTGTCTGACTGTCTGGCCGCTAGAAGAGGGGTTCGTGGCCGAAGGGCAGGCGCTTGGTTCTGTCGCGGTGATCTCGGAACAGGATGTGCTGGGCGACCGTCTGATCCGGGGCGCCCGCAAACGCCGCCGGGCCGAGAATTTCCTGAAGGATACGACCAGCCTCAGCCCCGGCGATCTGGTGGTCCATGTCGAACATGGCATCGGGCGCTATACCGGGCTGGAAACCATCACGGCGGCGGGCGTGCCGCATGATTGTGTGGCGCTGGAATATGCGGGCGGGGACCGGCTGTTCCTGCCGGTCGAGAATATCGAATTGCTGACCCGCTATGGCCATGAAGAGGGTTTGCTGGACCGTCTGGGCGGCGGCGCATGGCAGGCCCGCAAGGCGCGGTTGAAGGAACGCATCAAGCTGATCGCGGATAAGCTGATGCGGGTGGCGGCCGAACGGCTGTTGCGTCCGGCGCCGGTGCTGGAGCCGGAAGACCACGATTGGCAAAGCTTCTCGGCCCGCTTCCCCTATAGCGAAACCGACGATCAGGCCGCCGCCATTGACGATGTCGCCGCCGATCTGGCCGCCGGGCGTCCGATGGACCGTCTGGTCGTCGGCGATGTCGGTTTCGGCAAGACCGAGGTGGCGATGCGCGCGGCCTTTATCGCCGCCTCGCAGGGGATGCAGGTGGCGGTGGTCGCACCCACAACGCTGCTGGCGCGCCAGCATTACAAGACCTTTGCCGAGCGTTTTCGCGGCACCGCGATCAATGTCCGCCCGCTGTCCCGCTTTGTCAGCGCCAAGGATGCCGCCCAGACCCGCGCCGGTCTGGCCGAGGGCAGCGTCGATATCGTCGTGGGCACCCATGCCGTGCTGGCCAAGCAGGTGCGGTTCAAGAATCTGGGCCTCTTGATCATCGACGAAGAGCAGCATTTCGGCGTCGGCCACAAGGAACGGCTGAAGGAATTGCGCAGCGATATCCATGTGCTGACCCTGACCGCGACCCCGATCCCGCGCACCCTACAGCTGTCGCTGACCGGGGTGCGCGATCTGTCGATCATCGGCACCCCGCCGGTGGACCGTCTGGCGATCCGCACCTATGTCAGCGAATTCGACGGTGTGACCATCCGCGAGGCGCTGCTGCGCGAAAAATATCGCGGCGGGCAAAGCTTTTTCGTCGTGCCGCGCCTGTCGGACCTGCCCGATGTCGAACATTGGCTGAGCGAGAACGTGCCCGAGGTCAGCTATATCGTCTCGCATGGGCAATTGGCGGCGGGCGATCTGGATCAGCGCATGAACGCCTTTTACGATGGCAGCCATGACGTTCTGCTGGCCACCTCGATTGTGGAATCGGGGCTGGATATTCCGACGGCCAATACCATGGTCGTCTGGCGGTCCGATATGTTCGGTCTGGCCCAGCTTTACCAGATCCGCGGCCGCGTGGGCCGGTCCAAGACCCGCGCCTATTGCTATCTGACCACGAAACCCGGCACGCCGCTGACCCCGCAGGCCATGCGACGGCTGAAGTTCCTGGGCTCTATTGACGGTCTCGGCGCGGGCTTCAACCTGGCCAGTCAGGATCTGGATCTGCGCGGGGCAGGCAATCTGCTGGGCGAAGAACAGTCGGGCCATATCAAGGAGGTCGGCTTCGAACTTTATCAGCAGATGTTGGAAGAAACGATTACCAAGCTGAAATCCGGCGAGATCGAGGGCACACCCGAGGACGAATGGGCGCCGCAACTGAACCTTGGTGTGCCGGTGACGATCCCTGAAAGCTATATCCCCGATCTGGATGTGCGTCTGGGCCTTTATCGTCGTCTGGCCGAGCTGACCACCAAGGTCGAGCTGGAGGGCTTTGCCGCCGAGCTGATCGACCGCTTCGGCACGCTGCCGCGTGAGGTGAACACCCTGCTGCTGGTCATCCGTATCAAAGCCATGGCCAAGCGCGCCAATATCGCGCGACTGGATGCCGGGCCCAAGGGCGCGACGGTGCAGTTCCATAACGACAAATTCCCCAATCCCGCCGGTCTGGTCGAATTCATCACCGATCAGCGCGGACAGGCGAAGGTTACCGACAACAAGATCGTCATCCGCCGCGACTGGTCGACGGATAATGAACGGATCAAGGGCGCCTTCGGCATCGCGCGTGATCTGGCGGTCAAGGCAAAGGCCGCGAAGTGA
- the hemB gene encoding porphobilinogen synthase: MANPIIAPFPATRLRRLRRTASIRAMMSEVNLSTANLIWPIFVTEVAGAEGEIPSMPGVQRLTLEGAKRAAEQAAELDIPAICVFPHSDQDLKTEACERAWDPDNIGNQAIRAIKEVAPQLTVMTDIALDPYNANGHDGIVVDGEILNDETVDALVRMALVQADAGADLLGPSDMMDGRIAALRAALEMEGHKNVAILSYAAKFASAYYGPFRDAVGASGRLVGDKKTYQVNPANRNEAIRCVARDLAEGADMVMVKPGMPYLDICRAVKDQFGAPTFAYQVSGEYAMLEGAIRNGWLSRDAMMESLLCFRRAGCDGVLTYFAPLVAQALRG; this comes from the coding sequence ATGGCAAATCCGATCATTGCCCCCTTCCCCGCCACGCGCCTGCGCCGCCTGCGCCGCACCGCCAGCATCCGCGCCATGATGTCCGAGGTGAACCTCAGCACCGCCAATCTGATCTGGCCGATCTTCGTGACCGAGGTTGCGGGCGCCGAGGGCGAGATCCCCTCGATGCCGGGGGTGCAGCGCCTGACGCTGGAGGGCGCGAAACGCGCGGCGGAACAGGCGGCAGAGCTGGACATCCCCGCCATCTGCGTGTTTCCCCATTCCGATCAGGATCTGAAAACCGAAGCCTGCGAGCGGGCCTGGGATCCGGACAATATCGGCAACCAGGCGATCCGCGCGATCAAAGAGGTCGCCCCGCAACTGACCGTGATGACCGATATCGCGCTGGATCCCTATAACGCCAATGGCCATGACGGCATCGTCGTGGATGGCGAGATCCTGAATGACGAAACCGTCGATGCGCTGGTCAGGATGGCGCTGGTTCAGGCCGATGCCGGGGCCGATCTGCTGGGGCCGTCCGACATGATGGACGGCCGCATCGCCGCCCTGCGCGCCGCGCTGGAGATGGAGGGGCACAAGAATGTCGCCATCCTGTCCTATGCGGCGAAATTCGCCAGTGCCTATTACGGGCCGTTCCGCGATGCGGTCGGCGCCTCGGGCCGTCTGGTCGGCGACAAGAAAACCTATCAGGTGAACCCCGCCAACCGGAACGAGGCGATCCGCTGCGTCGCCCGCGATCTGGCCGAGGGTGCGGATATGGTGATGGTCAAGCCGGGCATGCCCTATCTGGATATCTGCCGCGCGGTAAAGGATCAGTTCGGCGCACCGACATTCGCCTATCAGGTCAGCGGCGAATACGCGATGCTGGAGGGTGCGATCCGCAATGGCTGGCTGTCGCGCGATGCGATGATGGAAAGCCTGCTGTGTTTCCGCCGTGCGGGTTGCGACGGCGTGCTGACCTATTTCGCGCCGCTGGTGGCGCAGGCGCTGCGCGGCTGA
- a CDS encoding YSC84-related protein, with the protein MNRLNRRTLLKGAAGTALLAAAGCSNAVGTNATASLDARVDATNQFLLQNYPSAQGLIDGAKGVLYMPLMTEAALGVGGAYGQGALRINGATVDYYSATQASFGFQAGAQQYAHVLIFQTDQALAAFRAAPGWVAGADAFYAIPAGGMSLGADTVTAQYPVVAMIFGQAGLIAGAAIEGTKYNRIIPSAIPTLGVQRRG; encoded by the coding sequence ATGAACAGACTGAACCGACGCACGCTTCTGAAGGGGGCTGCGGGGACTGCGCTTCTGGCCGCAGCCGGGTGCAGCAATGCGGTGGGCACGAATGCCACCGCCTCGCTGGATGCCCGCGTCGATGCGACCAATCAATTTCTGCTTCAGAACTACCCCTCGGCCCAGGGGCTGATCGACGGGGCCAAGGGTGTGCTTTACATGCCGCTGATGACCGAGGCGGCGCTTGGCGTGGGCGGTGCCTATGGTCAGGGTGCGCTGCGCATCAACGGGGCGACGGTCGATTACTATTCCGCGACTCAGGCCAGCTTCGGCTTTCAGGCAGGGGCGCAGCAATATGCCCATGTGCTGATCTTCCAGACCGATCAGGCCCTGGCCGCCTTCCGCGCGGCACCGGGATGGGTGGCAGGCGCAGATGCCTTCTATGCGATCCCCGCCGGCGGCATGTCGCTGGGGGCCGATACCGTCACCGCGCAATATCCGGTGGTGGCCATGATCTTCGGTCAGGCCGGCCTGATCGCCGGGGCCGCGATCGAGGGGACGAAATACAACCGCATCATCCCCTCGGCCATCCCGACACTGGGCGTACAGCGCCGCGGCTGA
- a CDS encoding GntR family transcriptional regulator yields the protein MTISRPPDPAAHERLYRSLRSRIMLGELAPGKPLTLRGIAREYHLSMTPAREAVRRLVAEGALTLTASGRVSTPALSDERIEELAALRALIEPELAARALPRAHLALIDRLAQMNARIADAVENHDAVGYIRCNLEFHRMLYLRAQAPAMLAMLETIWLQLGPTMRALYGRVKRNEPPRHHRMIMAALRAGDEPALRLAVRADVTHGLRHLTAA from the coding sequence ATGACCATCAGCCGCCCCCCGGATCCCGCCGCGCATGAGCGGCTTTACCGCAGCCTTCGCAGCCGCATCATGCTGGGCGAGCTGGCCCCGGGCAAGCCGCTGACGCTGCGCGGGATTGCGCGGGAATATCACCTTTCCATGACCCCGGCCCGAGAGGCGGTTCGCAGGCTTGTCGCCGAAGGCGCGCTGACGCTGACGGCCTCGGGCCGCGTCTCGACGCCCGCGCTGTCGGACGAGCGGATCGAGGAGCTGGCCGCGCTGCGCGCGCTGATCGAGCCGGAACTGGCGGCGCGGGCGCTGCCGCGCGCCCATCTGGCGCTGATCGACAGGCTGGCGCAGATGAATGCCCGGATCGCCGATGCGGTCGAAAATCACGACGCTGTCGGCTATATCCGCTGCAATCTGGAATTCCACCGGATGCTGTATCTGCGGGCGCAGGCCCCGGCGATGCTGGCGATGCTGGAAACCATCTGGCTGCAGCTTGGGCCGACGATGCGGGCGCTTTATGGCCGGGTCAAGCGCAACGAGCCGCCGCGCCATCACCGCATGATCATGGCAGCGTTAAGGGCAGGGGATGAGCCTGCCCTTCGCCTTGCCGTTCGTGCCGATGTCACCCACGGCTTGCGGCATCTGACCGCTGCATAG
- a CDS encoding M48 family metallopeptidase — protein sequence MSDEITIGNGIRLLVRRSARARRMTLRVPRHGGPPVLTLPGSLALSEGRAFAESRADWLRRTAARMPGPSLVGAGARLPVEGQVLTITPAPVRMVQLQEGQLQVPATRPVGPVVQAFLKHLAHQRLTLACDRHATALGRSFRAIALRDTKSRWGSCTSDGRLMFSWRLAMAPPEVLDYVAAHEVAHLAHMDHSPRFWAAVEGLMPDFARHRAWLRDQGGSLMAWKFRDA from the coding sequence ATGAGCGACGAGATCACGATAGGCAATGGAATCCGGCTGCTTGTCCGGCGCTCGGCCCGGGCGCGGCGGATGACGCTGCGGGTGCCGCGCCATGGCGGGCCGCCGGTGCTGACCCTGCCCGGATCCCTTGCCCTGTCCGAGGGCCGAGCATTCGCGGAATCGCGGGCGGACTGGCTGCGCAGGACGGCGGCGCGGATGCCGGGGCCTTCGCTGGTCGGCGCGGGGGCGCGTTTGCCGGTCGAGGGGCAGGTGCTGACGATCACGCCCGCGCCGGTGCGTATGGTGCAGTTGCAGGAGGGCCAGTTGCAGGTGCCCGCCACGCGGCCGGTCGGGCCGGTGGTGCAGGCCTTCCTGAAGCATCTGGCGCATCAGCGGCTGACCCTGGCCTGCGATCGCCATGCGACGGCACTGGGCCGGTCCTTCCGCGCGATTGCGCTGCGGGACACGAAATCGCGATGGGGCAGTTGCACATCCGACGGGCGGCTGATGTTTTCCTGGCGGTTGGCCATGGCGCCGCCCGAGGTGTTGGACTATGTCGCCGCGCATGAGGTCGCGCATCTGGCGCATATGGACCATTCCCCGCGCTTCTGGGCCGCTGTGGAGGGGCTGATGCCCGATTTCGCGCGCCACAGGGCCTGGCTGCGCGATCAGGGCGGGTCGCTGATGGCGTGGAAATTTCGCGACGCGTGA
- a CDS encoding FYDLN acid domain-containing protein — protein sequence MPKEEWGTKRLCPHCATRFYDLNNDPMTCPACSNQFTVESMNEGRGKALVSEKTSTNDDDEDLVDDDDLDDDSGDIDDDLLEEDDDDGDVSLDEIADVADDDED from the coding sequence ATGCCCAAAGAGGAATGGGGTACGAAACGCCTGTGCCCGCATTGCGCCACGCGCTTCTATGATCTGAACAACGATCCGATGACCTGCCCGGCCTGCAGCAACCAGTTCACGGTTGAAAGCATGAATGAAGGTCGCGGCAAGGCCCTGGTCAGCGAAAAGACCTCGACCAATGACGACGATGAAGATCTGGTCGATGATGACGATCTGGACGATGACAGCGGCGATATCGACGACGATCTTCTGGAAGAGGACGACGACGATGGCGATGTCTCGCTGGATGAGATCGCCGACGTCGCCGATGACGACGAGGACTGA
- a CDS encoding AAA family ATPase produces MSDHFFVVTGGPGAGKTSLITELARRGFHTIPEAGRAIIREEMQSGGDALPWADRMAYAERMLERDLRAYEDAQALSAPVIFDRGIPDIMCYLTLCALPLPPHVTAKAARYNRRAFLASCWDEIFTQDSERKQTRAESEAT; encoded by the coding sequence ATGAGCGACCATTTCTTTGTCGTGACGGGCGGCCCAGGTGCGGGCAAGACCAGCCTCATCACCGAGCTCGCCCGACGCGGCTTCCACACGATCCCCGAAGCCGGCCGCGCGATCATTCGCGAGGAAATGCAGAGCGGCGGGGACGCCCTCCCCTGGGCGGATCGCATGGCCTATGCTGAACGGATGCTGGAGCGCGATCTCCGCGCCTACGAGGACGCTCAGGCCCTCTCAGCCCCCGTGATCTTCGACCGAGGCATTCCAGACATCATGTGCTACCTGACCCTCTGCGCCCTCCCCCTGCCGCCCCACGTCACCGCCAAGGCAGCCCGCTACAACCGTCGCGCCTTCCTGGCATCGTGCTGGGATGAGATCTTCACGCAAGACAGCGAACGCAAGCAGACTCGCGCCGAATCCGAAGCGACCTGA
- a CDS encoding TniQ family protein produces MAQLFPHLPFHEDETPVSWVARLSALHGCPSLRSFLSDQGIRPSDLLHGARQVVERLCEVTGQDPEPVWRNTASSQGKEVYMLRGEIIPASMLVREETRFCPLCLHEDDAGHGHPGIARRDRLAWSLRVVTTCPRHKLALILRAREHRENMLHKLHLHVPERGKELVALARDAAHRDPSPLQTYVLNRLEGRIGPDWLDSQSLEQAVKATQMLGMTFAFGAGIRLGSIDRDGWDLAGRMGWDWVAQGEPGLRSAFRALQDAAFAQGRGGQNYFTVFGQIHHWLLEPGDRSDHGPVKQVLRDYIIQNMDVCVGRDLLGQPVERRCKYSVQSLALETGLHRQTLCKVLVARGLIAAADAEKGNAILLVDADDGLATAAALTSSVSQAQLRPLLKATLPTVTCLIDLGQLTPLHRSVGENTRDKCGYDIEEVNRLIKRVHDLAPETANLPSDWVTLTQCTKRGRIPMRQLLAMILQGRIRGIGRAPGGAGFKALRIDLEEMRRLPD; encoded by the coding sequence ATGGCCCAGCTTTTCCCGCATCTGCCGTTTCACGAGGATGAGACGCCGGTCTCCTGGGTCGCCCGCCTCTCGGCCCTGCATGGCTGCCCCAGCCTGCGGTCCTTTCTCTCGGATCAGGGGATCAGACCGTCGGATCTGCTGCACGGTGCGCGCCAGGTCGTCGAGCGTCTCTGCGAGGTCACCGGCCAGGATCCGGAGCCGGTCTGGCGCAACACCGCGTCGTCGCAGGGGAAGGAAGTCTACATGCTGCGCGGCGAGATCATCCCGGCCTCGATGCTGGTTCGCGAGGAAACCCGGTTCTGTCCGCTCTGCCTGCATGAGGATGACGCCGGTCATGGCCATCCCGGAATTGCCCGGCGCGATCGACTGGCCTGGAGCCTGCGTGTCGTGACCACCTGTCCCCGGCATAAGCTGGCGCTGATCCTGCGCGCGCGTGAGCATCGCGAGAACATGCTCCACAAGCTGCACCTGCATGTGCCCGAACGTGGTAAGGAACTCGTCGCGCTGGCGCGTGACGCGGCACACCGCGACCCTTCCCCGCTGCAGACTTATGTCTTGAACCGGCTTGAGGGCCGGATCGGCCCGGATTGGCTCGACAGCCAGAGCCTCGAACAGGCGGTGAAGGCGACCCAGATGCTGGGCATGACTTTCGCCTTCGGCGCAGGCATCAGGCTGGGCTCGATCGACCGTGATGGCTGGGACCTGGCAGGTCGCATGGGGTGGGACTGGGTCGCGCAAGGCGAGCCCGGCCTGCGCTCCGCGTTCCGGGCGCTGCAGGACGCTGCCTTCGCGCAGGGAAGGGGAGGGCAGAACTATTTTACGGTCTTCGGTCAGATCCATCACTGGTTGCTCGAGCCTGGCGACCGCAGCGATCACGGCCCGGTCAAGCAGGTGCTGCGCGACTATATCATCCAGAACATGGACGTCTGCGTTGGTCGCGATCTGCTCGGTCAGCCGGTCGAGCGGCGGTGCAAATACTCGGTGCAGTCTCTGGCCCTCGAGACCGGGCTGCATCGCCAGACGCTCTGCAAGGTGCTGGTGGCCCGAGGTCTGATCGCGGCGGCGGATGCCGAGAAGGGCAACGCGATCCTGCTGGTCGATGCGGATGACGGGCTCGCGACCGCCGCCGCATTGACAAGCTCCGTCTCGCAGGCGCAATTGCGCCCGCTCCTGAAGGCGACGCTGCCGACCGTCACGTGCCTGATCGACCTCGGGCAGCTTACGCCCCTGCACCGGAGCGTCGGCGAGAACACCCGCGACAAATGCGGCTACGATATCGAGGAGGTGAATCGCCTCATCAAGCGCGTCCATGACCTGGCCCCGGAAACTGCGAACCTGCCGTCCGACTGGGTGACGCTGACGCAATGCACCAAGCGCGGGCGCATTCCCATGCGACAGCTGTTGGCGATGATCCTGCAGGGTCGGATCAGGGGGATCGGGCGCGCCCCGGGCGGTGCCGGGTTCAAGGCATTGCGAATCGATCTCGAGGAAATGCGTCGATTGCCCGACTGA
- a CDS encoding TniB family NTP-binding protein → MIDPARNARIMETLRARHVAAPRDAEFATHLDRLLCRDGAGKLTAEAVRFSNPPETRGILVIDGPGGGKSTTVAHALTRHPALQAGDRGRPAWLGVSVPSPATLKSLGFEILRDSGYPHVSGYRETWSIWDQIRSRLKMLGVCILWIDEAHDLFCKDSGLILRALKSLMQGDEAVIVILSGTERLAEVIRSDPQVQRRFSTMQLRPVSAATDGEDFLDLIMAYAGLAGLRADLSADLVARLFHGARQRFGRSIETLLNAIETALGCGAECLSDDHFAQVWAMQEGCAPGENVFLVADWADITPDLDPGQRPLRRRGRRK, encoded by the coding sequence ATGATCGATCCCGCCCGCAACGCCCGCATCATGGAAACCCTGCGTGCCCGCCATGTCGCCGCACCTCGGGATGCAGAGTTCGCCACCCATCTCGACCGGCTCCTCTGCCGTGACGGGGCCGGGAAGCTGACCGCCGAGGCGGTCAGGTTTTCCAACCCTCCCGAAACCCGCGGCATCCTTGTGATCGACGGCCCCGGCGGCGGTAAATCGACCACCGTCGCGCATGCGCTGACCCGGCATCCCGCCCTTCAGGCCGGCGATCGCGGGCGTCCCGCTTGGCTCGGTGTCAGCGTGCCCAGCCCCGCCACGCTCAAGAGCCTCGGCTTCGAGATTCTGCGCGACAGCGGCTATCCGCATGTCTCCGGCTATCGCGAGACCTGGAGCATCTGGGACCAGATCCGGTCCCGCCTGAAGATGCTCGGGGTCTGCATCCTCTGGATCGACGAGGCGCATGATCTGTTCTGCAAGGACAGCGGATTGATCCTGCGCGCCCTGAAATCCCTGATGCAGGGCGACGAGGCTGTGATCGTCATCCTGTCGGGCACCGAGCGGCTGGCCGAAGTGATCCGTTCCGATCCGCAGGTCCAGCGGCGGTTTTCCACGATGCAGCTGCGTCCTGTCTCTGCGGCGACGGATGGCGAAGATTTCCTGGACCTCATCATGGCCTATGCCGGTCTGGCGGGCTTGCGTGCGGACCTCTCGGCTGACCTTGTCGCGCGGCTGTTTCATGGCGCGCGCCAGCGCTTCGGTCGCAGCATCGAGACCCTGCTGAATGCCATCGAGACCGCGCTTGGCTGCGGCGCCGAATGCCTGAGCGACGATCATTTCGCTCAGGTCTGGGCCATGCAGGAGGGATGTGCGCCTGGAGAGAATGTGTTCCTGGTCGCTGACTGGGCCGATATCACGCCGGACCTCGACCCCGGGCAGCGGCCCCTCCGCCGCCGCGGACGGAGGAAATGA